In Salinarimonas sp., a genomic segment contains:
- a CDS encoding AMP-binding protein — protein sequence MASSTAPLPHFDEGRPWHAHYPEAVSPSIDTAALGTLADIFRDGVARFADRPALESFGKEMTYAGLGRAAEAIAAWLQGLGLKKGDRVAIMLPNVMAYPPILFGILTGGFTVVNVNPLYTARELAHQLNDSGAKALFVLENFGHTVEEAAPSLKTLETVVVVAPGDLLGLKGHLVNFVSRKVKKAVKPYSLPEAVPFSRVMKEGAGRSRAPVDIGLDDVAFLQYTGGTTGVAKGATLLHRNVAANVAQCEAWLRPYAGERTDHVMITALPLYHILALTACGLFMIRLGAKQILVANPRDIEGFVKTLKSKRFTMTVLVNTLYNALANHKGVEEVDFSNLAFCVSGGMATQAAVAKKWKTLTGKPIVEGYGLSETSPVVCVNRLDIEEFTGTIGLPVPSTDVQVLSPDGEVLPYGQTGELAVRGPQVMAGYWNRPDETAKVMTPEGFFRTGDIALLQPDGQVKIVDRIKDMILVSGFNVYPNEVEDVLAAHPKILEAAVIGVPDAHSGEVPAAYIVKRDESLTAEEVRSWCKQNLTGYKVPRHIHFRDALPKTNVGKMLRRALRDEVLGESGG from the coding sequence GTGGCTTCGAGCACCGCCCCGCTTCCGCATTTCGACGAGGGCCGACCCTGGCACGCCCATTACCCCGAGGCGGTATCGCCGTCCATCGATACGGCCGCGCTGGGCACGCTCGCGGACATCTTCCGCGACGGGGTGGCGCGCTTCGCCGACCGTCCGGCGCTGGAGAGCTTCGGCAAGGAGATGACCTATGCCGGTCTCGGCCGCGCCGCGGAGGCGATCGCCGCCTGGCTGCAGGGGCTCGGCCTGAAGAAGGGCGACCGGGTCGCCATCATGCTGCCGAACGTCATGGCCTACCCGCCGATCCTCTTCGGCATCCTGACGGGCGGCTTCACGGTGGTGAACGTGAACCCGCTCTACACCGCCCGCGAGCTCGCCCACCAGCTCAACGATTCGGGCGCCAAGGCGCTGTTCGTGCTCGAGAATTTCGGGCACACGGTCGAGGAGGCCGCGCCCTCGCTGAAGACGCTCGAGACCGTCGTCGTGGTCGCGCCGGGCGATCTGCTGGGGCTCAAGGGGCACCTCGTCAACTTCGTCTCGCGCAAGGTGAAGAAGGCGGTGAAGCCCTATTCGCTGCCCGAGGCCGTCCCGTTCTCGCGGGTGATGAAGGAGGGCGCCGGCCGCTCTCGCGCGCCGGTGGACATCGGTCTCGACGACGTCGCCTTCCTGCAATACACCGGCGGCACGACGGGCGTCGCCAAGGGCGCGACGCTGCTCCATCGCAACGTCGCGGCGAACGTGGCGCAATGCGAGGCCTGGCTGCGGCCCTATGCGGGCGAGCGGACCGACCACGTGATGATCACGGCGCTGCCGCTCTACCACATCCTGGCGCTCACCGCCTGCGGCCTGTTCATGATCCGGCTCGGGGCGAAGCAGATCCTCGTCGCCAACCCGCGCGACATCGAGGGCTTCGTCAAGACGCTGAAATCCAAGCGCTTCACCATGACGGTGCTGGTGAACACGCTCTACAACGCGCTGGCCAACCACAAGGGCGTCGAGGAGGTGGATTTCTCGAACCTGGCCTTCTGCGTCTCCGGCGGCATGGCGACGCAGGCGGCGGTGGCGAAGAAGTGGAAGACGCTCACCGGCAAGCCCATCGTCGAGGGCTACGGCCTGTCCGAGACCTCCCCCGTCGTGTGCGTCAACCGGCTCGACATCGAGGAATTCACCGGCACGATCGGCCTGCCGGTCCCCTCGACGGACGTCCAGGTGCTCTCGCCCGACGGCGAGGTCCTGCCCTACGGCCAGACCGGCGAGCTCGCCGTGCGCGGCCCGCAGGTGATGGCCGGCTACTGGAACCGCCCGGACGAGACCGCCAAGGTGATGACGCCCGAGGGCTTCTTCCGTACCGGCGACATCGCCCTGCTGCAGCCGGACGGCCAGGTGAAGATCGTGGACCGGATCAAGGACATGATCCTGGTCTCGGGCTTCAACGTCTACCCGAACGAGGTGGAGGACGTGCTCGCCGCGCATCCGAAGATCCTCGAGGCGGCGGTGATCGGCGTGCCCGACGCGCATTCCGGGGAGGTGCCGGCGGCCTACATCGTCAAGCGCGACGAGAGCCTCACGGCGGAGGAGGTCCGGTCCTGGTGCAAGCAGAACCTCACCGGCTACAAGGTGCCGCGCCACATCCATTTCCGCGACGCGCTGCCGAAGACGAACGTCGGCAAGATGCTTCGCCGGGCCCTGCGCGACGAGGTGCTGGGCGAGAGCGGAGGCTGA
- a CDS encoding MFS transporter: MSDAALEERGLDRSRMASIAAAIGCITAVGVGLSLSVPLLSLEMERMGVSGAGIGANTAIAGLAAVMVVPFAPRLAARFGVGALLWTAVAVAAASMIAFKLFFSFGAWFPLRFVFSAAIGVLFVLSEFWINAIAPPARRGLVNGVYATVLALGFAAGPAVLALVGTSGWPPYIAGAALICVASLPLLLARGMSPAIGHGGGRSVKAMIAIAPVATLAALVFGAVETGGFAILPVYGVALGLTPESAAFLVSIVALGNVALQIPIGLLSDRVDRRLLLLVAALVGVAGSAAMPLAAGDPIAFPALLFVWGGVVGALYTVGLAHLGARFTGPDLASANAAFVILYNVGMIVGPPAIGGGLDLVRPHGFAYVLALMFAAYLVLIVGRMASARE; this comes from the coding sequence ATGAGCGACGCGGCGCTCGAGGAGCGCGGGCTCGATCGCAGCCGCATGGCCTCGATCGCGGCGGCGATCGGCTGCATCACCGCGGTGGGCGTCGGGCTGTCTCTCTCCGTGCCGCTCCTGTCGCTCGAGATGGAGCGCATGGGCGTCTCCGGCGCCGGCATCGGGGCGAACACCGCGATCGCGGGGCTCGCGGCGGTGATGGTGGTGCCGTTCGCGCCGCGGCTCGCCGCGCGCTTCGGCGTCGGCGCGCTGCTCTGGACGGCGGTCGCCGTCGCCGCGGCATCCATGATCGCCTTCAAGCTGTTCTTCTCCTTCGGCGCCTGGTTCCCGCTGAGGTTCGTCTTCTCGGCGGCGATCGGCGTCCTGTTCGTGCTCTCCGAATTCTGGATCAACGCCATCGCCCCGCCTGCCCGGCGCGGCCTCGTCAACGGCGTCTACGCGACCGTGCTGGCGCTGGGCTTCGCAGCGGGCCCGGCGGTGCTCGCCCTCGTCGGCACGAGCGGCTGGCCGCCCTACATCGCGGGCGCGGCCCTGATCTGCGTCGCGTCGCTGCCGCTCCTCCTCGCACGCGGCATGTCGCCGGCGATCGGACACGGCGGCGGGCGCTCGGTGAAGGCGATGATCGCGATCGCGCCGGTGGCGACGCTCGCGGCGCTCGTCTTCGGCGCTGTGGAGACGGGGGGCTTCGCCATCCTGCCGGTCTACGGCGTGGCGCTCGGGCTGACGCCGGAGAGCGCGGCCTTCCTGGTCTCGATCGTGGCGCTCGGGAACGTCGCGCTGCAGATCCCGATCGGCCTCCTGTCGGACCGGGTGGACCGGCGCCTCCTGCTTCTGGTCGCCGCGCTCGTCGGCGTCGCGGGATCGGCGGCGATGCCGCTGGCCGCGGGAGACCCGATCGCCTTCCCGGCCCTGCTCTTCGTCTGGGGCGGCGTGGTGGGCGCGCTCTACACCGTCGGCCTCGCCCATCTCGGCGCGCGCTTCACCGGCCCGGACCTCGCGTCCGCGAACGCCGCCTTCGTCATCCTCTACAATGTCGGCATGATCGTGGGCCCGCCCGCGATCGGCGGGGGCCTCGACCTCGTGCGCCCGCATGGCTTCGCCTACGTGCTGGCGTTGATGTTCGCAGCCTATCTCGTGCTGATCGTGGGGCGGATGGCGTCGGCGCGGGAGTGA
- a CDS encoding SemiSWEET transporter produces the protein MLASSLVETVGALAATLTTICWLPQAIRTIRTRETRAISAATQGLFAVGLALWLVYGIGLGSWPIIVANALTLGLVAMILALKLRYG, from the coding sequence ATGCTCGCTTCCTCCCTCGTCGAGACCGTCGGCGCGCTCGCCGCGACGCTGACCACGATCTGCTGGCTTCCCCAGGCGATCCGCACCATCCGCACCCGCGAGACCCGCGCCATCTCGGCGGCCACGCAAGGCCTCTTCGCCGTGGGCCTCGCCCTGTGGCTCGTCTACGGGATCGGGCTCGGCTCCTGGCCGATCATCGTCGCCAACGCGCTGACGCTCGGGCTCGTCGCGATGATCCTCGCGCTCAAGCTGCGCTACGGGTGA
- the hrpB gene encoding ATP-dependent helicase HrpB has protein sequence MRAFDTPLPIDAVLADLATALRDRSSAVLVAPPGAGKTTRVPLALLDEPWTAGGKLIVLEPRRLAARAAAERMAQTLGERVGETVGLRVRLGTRVSARTRIEVVTEGVFTRMILDDPTLEGVAAVLFDEFHERSLDADLGLALARDAQGGLREDLRLLVMSATLDGARVAALLDDAPVIASEGRAYPVETRHVGRDPRQRIEEAVAASALRALSEETGSLLVFLPGQAEIRRTEQILRERVRDTAVEIAPLYGALERGAQDRAVSPAPAGRRKVVLATAIAETSLTIEGVRVVIDSGLARVPVYEPAVGITRLATVRVSRASADQRRGRAGRTEPGVCYRLWEEAATGALQPFATPEILAADLSSLVLDCAAWGVSDPTTLPFLDAPPRPALAEARALLAEIGALDADGRLTPLGARLRALPLPPRLAAMAIRAAERGEASRAAEVAALLVERGLGGDDVDLAHRLDRVAREKGGRAEDMRRLARSWAAQASEGIAPRAPEGLSVGALVALAYPDRIARARGRPGEVVLANGRGAALEPHLALAREPFLAVAEIAGAAGSARVLAAAALSPEEIEALFPERIRARDEVAFDVKARAVRGRAARRIGSVILSERPIPLADDPDTPAVLARGVAKLGIEALPWSKAAAQLRRRIAFLRAAEGEPWPDVSNDALAETIETWLAPMLSGKTALAQIEASDVIEGLRALLPYELARRLETEAPTHWRAPTGTSVAVDYEGEEPAIAIRVQELYGLDTHPALAGGRRPLVLELLSPAHRPIQVTKDLPGFWRGSWAAVRAEMRGRYPRHVWPEDPAAAAPTTRAKPRGT, from the coding sequence ATGCGCGCTTTCGACACGCCCCTGCCCATCGACGCCGTCCTCGCCGACCTCGCCACCGCCCTGCGCGACCGGTCGAGCGCGGTGCTCGTCGCCCCGCCCGGGGCGGGCAAGACGACGCGCGTGCCGCTCGCGCTCCTCGACGAGCCGTGGACCGCTGGCGGAAAGCTGATCGTCCTGGAGCCCCGCCGCCTCGCCGCCCGCGCCGCCGCGGAGCGCATGGCGCAGACGCTGGGCGAGCGCGTGGGCGAGACGGTGGGCCTGCGCGTCCGGCTCGGGACCAGGGTGTCGGCGAGAACGCGCATCGAGGTCGTCACCGAGGGCGTGTTCACCCGCATGATCCTCGACGACCCGACGCTGGAGGGCGTCGCGGCGGTGCTGTTCGACGAGTTTCACGAGCGCTCGCTCGACGCCGATCTCGGGCTCGCGCTGGCCCGCGACGCCCAGGGCGGCCTGCGCGAGGACCTGCGGCTGCTCGTGATGTCGGCCACACTCGACGGCGCGCGGGTCGCGGCGCTCCTCGACGACGCGCCGGTGATCGCATCCGAGGGCCGCGCCTACCCGGTCGAGACGCGCCATGTCGGCCGCGACCCGCGCCAGCGCATCGAGGAGGCGGTCGCCGCATCGGCGTTGCGCGCGCTTTCGGAGGAGACGGGCTCGCTCCTCGTCTTCCTGCCCGGCCAGGCCGAGATCCGCCGCACCGAGCAGATCCTGCGCGAGCGGGTGCGCGACACCGCGGTCGAGATCGCGCCGCTCTACGGCGCGCTCGAGCGCGGGGCGCAGGACCGGGCGGTCTCTCCCGCGCCCGCGGGGCGGCGCAAGGTGGTGCTCGCCACCGCCATCGCCGAGACCTCGCTGACGATCGAGGGCGTGCGCGTCGTGATCGATTCGGGCCTCGCCCGCGTGCCGGTCTACGAGCCGGCGGTCGGGATCACGCGGCTCGCGACGGTGCGCGTCTCGCGCGCCTCCGCCGACCAGCGTCGCGGCCGCGCCGGGCGCACGGAGCCGGGCGTCTGCTACCGGCTCTGGGAGGAGGCGGCGACGGGGGCGCTCCAGCCCTTCGCGACGCCGGAGATCCTCGCCGCCGACCTCTCCTCCCTCGTCCTCGACTGCGCCGCCTGGGGCGTCTCCGACCCGACGACGCTGCCCTTCCTCGACGCCCCGCCGCGCCCGGCGCTCGCGGAGGCCCGCGCGCTGCTCGCCGAGATCGGCGCCCTCGACGCCGACGGCCGGCTCACCCCGCTCGGGGCGAGGCTGCGGGCGCTGCCGCTGCCGCCGCGGCTCGCGGCGATGGCGATCCGCGCGGCCGAGCGCGGGGAGGCCTCACGCGCGGCGGAAGTCGCAGCGCTCCTCGTCGAGCGCGGGCTCGGCGGGGACGACGTCGACCTCGCCCACCGGCTCGACCGCGTCGCGCGCGAAAAGGGTGGGCGCGCCGAGGACATGCGCCGCCTCGCCCGCTCGTGGGCCGCGCAGGCGAGCGAGGGTATCGCCCCGCGCGCGCCGGAGGGCCTCTCGGTCGGCGCGCTGGTGGCGTTGGCCTATCCGGACCGCATCGCCCGCGCCCGCGGCAGGCCCGGCGAGGTCGTCCTAGCCAACGGTCGCGGCGCGGCTTTGGAGCCGCATCTGGCGCTCGCCCGCGAGCCCTTTCTCGCCGTCGCCGAGATCGCCGGCGCGGCGGGATCGGCGCGGGTGCTCGCCGCTGCGGCGCTGTCGCCCGAGGAGATCGAGGCGCTCTTCCCCGAGCGGATCCGCGCGCGCGACGAGGTCGCCTTCGACGTGAAAGCCAGGGCCGTGCGTGGGCGCGCCGCGCGGCGGATCGGATCGGTGATCCTGTCCGAGCGCCCGATCCCGCTGGCCGACGACCCCGACACGCCCGCGGTGCTGGCGCGGGGGGTGGCGAAGCTCGGGATCGAGGCGCTGCCCTGGTCGAAGGCCGCCGCCCAGCTGCGCCGCCGCATCGCCTTCCTGCGCGCGGCCGAGGGCGAACCGTGGCCGGACGTCTCGAACGACGCGCTGGCTGAAACGATCGAGACCTGGCTCGCGCCGATGCTGTCGGGCAAGACCGCGCTCGCCCAGATCGAGGCCTCGGACGTGATCGAGGGCCTGCGCGCGCTCCTGCCCTACGAGCTCGCGCGCCGTCTCGAGACCGAGGCGCCCACCCATTGGCGCGCGCCGACCGGCACGTCGGTCGCGGTCGACTACGAGGGCGAGGAGCCGGCGATCGCCATCCGCGTGCAGGAGCTCTACGGGCTCGACACGCACCCGGCGCTCGCCGGCGGGCGGCGGCCCTTGGTGCTGGAGCTGCTCTCGCCGGCGCACCGCCCGATCCAGGTGACGAAGGACCTGCCGGGCTTCTGGCGCGGCTCCTGGGCCGCCGTGCGCGCCGAGATGCGCGGGCGCTACCCCAGGCACGTCTGGCCCGAGGACCCGGCCGCCGCCGCGCCGACGACGCGTGCGAAACCTCGAGGGACGTGA
- a CDS encoding NUDIX hydrolase, whose translation MNDTGAALTERLTKAEREQKWPNQRPRDAATLIVIDRSEPVPRLLMGRRHDGHKFMPGKFVFPGGRIDATDRRMVAAGMLDDRTDDALSARTTRPSSARNRALALAAIRETYEETGLMLGSKDYGAPELEIEGPWADFVREGVYPELDVLQFIARAITPPRRPKRFDTRFFAVDREAIAHEVEGVVGPDSELVDLQWVSIDDARALDLPTITTVVLDELTARIDKGFSPMLPVPYYHMVRGAFVREEV comes from the coding sequence GTGAACGATACCGGCGCGGCGCTGACGGAGCGCCTGACCAAGGCCGAACGTGAGCAGAAATGGCCCAACCAGCGCCCGCGCGACGCCGCGACGCTGATCGTCATCGACCGCTCGGAGCCCGTGCCGCGGCTGCTGATGGGGCGGCGCCACGACGGCCACAAGTTCATGCCGGGCAAGTTCGTCTTCCCCGGCGGGCGGATCGACGCGACCGACCGGCGCATGGTCGCCGCCGGCATGCTCGACGACCGCACCGACGACGCGCTCTCGGCGCGCACGACGCGGCCCTCCTCGGCGCGGAACCGGGCGCTGGCTTTGGCCGCGATCCGCGAGACCTACGAGGAGACCGGGCTGATGCTCGGCTCCAAGGACTACGGCGCGCCGGAGCTCGAGATCGAGGGCCCCTGGGCCGATTTCGTGCGCGAGGGCGTCTATCCCGAGCTCGACGTGCTCCAGTTCATCGCCCGCGCGATCACCCCGCCGCGGCGGCCCAAGCGCTTCGACACGCGCTTCTTCGCCGTCGACCGCGAGGCCATCGCCCATGAGGTGGAGGGGGTCGTCGGGCCCGATTCCGAGCTCGTCGACCTGCAATGGGTGTCGATCGACGACGCCCGCGCCCTCGACCTGCCGACCATCACCACCGTCGTCCTCGACGAGCTCACCGCACGGATCGACAAGGGCTTCTCGCCCATGCTGCCGGTGCCCTACTACCACATGGTGCGCGGCGCCTTCGTGCGCGAGGAGGTATGA
- a CDS encoding DUF983 domain-containing protein encodes MPAATIDSRDAPAPRISWATGVRRGLACRCPACGKGRAFRGFLKVAEACDGCGQALHHHRADDLPPYVTIFIVGHIVGYGILLTETNLDLPIWLTLGFWTALTLAMTLALMQPVKGAVVGLQYALRMHGFDDAGRDPGQEDDHA; translated from the coding sequence ATGCCCGCCGCCACGATCGACAGCCGAGACGCTCCCGCCCCCCGCATCTCCTGGGCGACGGGCGTGCGCCGCGGGCTCGCCTGCCGGTGTCCCGCCTGCGGGAAGGGCAGGGCGTTCCGCGGCTTCCTGAAGGTGGCGGAGGCCTGCGACGGCTGCGGCCAGGCGCTGCACCATCACCGCGCGGACGACCTGCCGCCCTACGTCACGATCTTCATCGTCGGGCACATCGTCGGCTACGGCATCCTGCTCACGGAGACCAATCTCGACCTGCCGATCTGGCTCACGCTCGGCTTCTGGACGGCCTTGACGCTGGCGATGACGCTCGCCTTGATGCAGCCGGTGAAGGGGGCCGTCGTCGGGCTGCAATACGCGCTTCGCATGCACGGCTTCGACGATGCTGGGCGAGATCCCGGGCAAGAGGACGACCACGCGTGA
- a CDS encoding IS110 family transposase, giving the protein MPFTVGFDWGGAGHAACVLDETGAVRARLDVPHTAAGLAKLVAALARIAPVGEMPVAIERPSGLVVDTLVAAGHPVVPIHPNVVKACRPRYRAAGGKSDTGDAYMLADILRTDGHRFAPLRQASDAVKALRALVRGRDDLVATRVGLANQLRSLLESFWPGAAAIFADVDSPVALAFLARYPTPESAARLGEKRMAAFMAQARYSGRRSAAELLARLRAAPIGLAGRDESEAKGEIVRALVVALERIVAAIRDLTARIEHDVAELPDGRIVMSFPRAGRINAAQILAEIGDDRARFQTADQLAAEAGVCPVTHASGKSRGVVFRWACNHRLRAALTCFADNSRHASPWAADVYMRARQRGCSHPHAVRILARAWIRILWHAWRDRAEYEPARHLAAQKCAA; this is encoded by the coding sequence ATGCCTTTCACTGTTGGTTTCGACTGGGGCGGCGCGGGCCATGCGGCCTGCGTCCTCGACGAGACGGGTGCGGTCCGCGCACGCCTCGACGTCCCGCACACCGCCGCCGGCCTCGCCAAGCTCGTGGCCGCGCTCGCGCGCATCGCGCCCGTCGGCGAGATGCCGGTGGCGATCGAGCGCCCGTCCGGCCTCGTCGTCGACACGCTCGTCGCCGCCGGCCATCCGGTCGTGCCGATCCACCCGAACGTCGTGAAGGCCTGCCGTCCGCGCTATCGCGCCGCCGGCGGCAAGTCCGATACGGGTGACGCCTACATGCTCGCCGATATCCTGCGCACCGACGGGCATCGCTTCGCCCCGCTGCGCCAGGCCTCCGACGCGGTCAAGGCGCTGCGCGCCCTCGTGCGCGGGCGCGACGACCTCGTCGCCACGCGCGTCGGCCTCGCAAACCAGCTGCGCAGCCTGCTCGAAAGCTTCTGGCCGGGCGCCGCCGCGATCTTCGCCGACGTCGACAGCCCCGTCGCCCTCGCCTTCCTCGCCCGCTACCCCACGCCCGAGAGCGCCGCACGACTCGGCGAGAAGCGCATGGCCGCCTTCATGGCCCAGGCCCGCTACAGCGGCCGCCGCAGCGCCGCCGAGCTCCTCGCCCGCCTGCGCGCCGCGCCGATCGGCCTCGCCGGCCGGGACGAGAGCGAGGCCAAGGGCGAGATCGTGCGCGCCCTCGTCGTCGCCCTCGAGCGCATCGTCGCCGCGATCCGCGACCTCACCGCCCGCATCGAGCACGACGTCGCCGAGCTGCCCGACGGCCGCATCGTCATGTCCTTCCCGCGCGCCGGCCGCATCAACGCCGCCCAGATCCTCGCCGAGATCGGCGACGACCGCGCGCGCTTCCAGACCGCAGACCAGCTCGCCGCGGAGGCCGGCGTCTGCCCCGTCACCCACGCCTCCGGAAAAAGCAGGGGCGTCGTCTTCCGATGGGCCTGCAATCACCGTCTGCGCGCCGCCCTCACCTGCTTCGCCGACAACTCCCGCCATGCCTCCCCCTGGGCCGCCGACGTCTACATGCGGGCCAGGCAGCGCGGATGCAGTCACCCCCACGCCGTCCGTATCCTGGCACGCGCCTGGATCCGCATCCTCTGGCATGCCTGGCGAGATCGAGCCGAATACGAACCCGCACGCCATCTCGCCGCGCAAAAATGCGCCGCGTAG
- the rpmG gene encoding 50S ribosomal protein L33 has product MAKAVTIKVKLLSTADTGFFYVTKKNTRTMTEKMSMRKYDPVAKKHVEFKETKIK; this is encoded by the coding sequence ATGGCCAAGGCCGTCACCATCAAGGTCAAGCTGCTGTCGACCGCCGACACCGGCTTCTTCTACGTCACCAAGAAGAACACCCGCACGATGACCGAGAAAATGTCGATGCGGAAGTACGACCCGGTGGCGAAGAAGCACGTCGAGTTCAAGGAGACGAAGATCAAGTGA
- the rnr gene encoding ribonuclease R, with protein sequence MSRRKDPIAETPSRNAAGTPGALPSREEVVAFIRSQPGKVGKREIARAFGISGGDKIWLKQLIRDLEEEGLVDRRRKSLFKAGGLPPMTLADIVARDLDGELIATPAEWDAETLGKPPKILIQASRRPKPGQPAPGLNDRVLVRVQETGDPEGPPYAGRVVKVLEKSRAQVLGVFRPLPSGGGRLTPVDKKGSGTEIAIRPGDEGDAREGDLVSATLTSSPRAIVPMARVRERLGSVKSEKAVSLIALVAHGIPHVFPKAVLDEAADMDPVRLDTEGREDWRDLPLITIDPADAKDHDDAVHAAPDPDPNNVGGHVLTIAIADVAAYIRPGSAMDREAVERGNSVYFPDRVVPMLPERISNDLCSLRPHEDRPALAVRITVGKDGRKIRHSFHRIAMRSAAKLAYAQAQAAIDGAPDEVTGPLLEPVLRPLWEAYACVLKAREARDPLALDLPERKILLKPDGTVDRVLTPERLDAHKLIEEFMILANVAAAEALERAKIPFVYRAHDEPSLEKMHALGEVLASIAIKLPKSGPVRATLFNRILKAVDGMEHETFINEVVLRTQAQAEYTAENYGHFGLNLRRYAHFTSPIRRYADLIVHRALIRAHGLGSGGLPAEVSAEDLAEIAAKISTAERRAMVAERETIDRLIAHHMAEHLGETFRGRISGVTKAGLFVKLAQTGADGFVPAATIGADFYRYDEGTHALVGDRTGETFRLGDEVEVKLVEAAPIAGALRFELLSEGRAGRRGGGGFRGGRAGLRDGGPRRSKGPKNAGFRDTPKRGGTKVKVKRKR encoded by the coding sequence TTGTCGAGACGAAAAGACCCCATCGCCGAGACGCCGTCTCGAAACGCCGCCGGGACGCCGGGCGCCCTGCCGTCGCGCGAGGAGGTCGTCGCCTTCATCCGCTCCCAGCCCGGCAAGGTCGGCAAGCGCGAGATCGCGCGCGCCTTCGGCATCTCGGGAGGCGACAAGATCTGGCTCAAGCAGCTGATCCGGGACCTCGAGGAAGAGGGCCTCGTCGACCGGCGCCGCAAGAGCCTGTTCAAGGCCGGCGGCCTGCCGCCGATGACGCTCGCCGACATCGTCGCGCGCGACCTCGACGGGGAACTGATCGCGACGCCCGCCGAATGGGATGCCGAGACGCTGGGCAAGCCGCCGAAGATCCTGATCCAGGCCTCGCGCCGGCCGAAGCCCGGCCAGCCGGCCCCGGGGCTCAACGACCGCGTGCTCGTGCGCGTGCAGGAGACCGGCGACCCCGAGGGCCCGCCCTATGCGGGGCGCGTGGTCAAGGTGCTCGAGAAGAGCCGCGCCCAGGTGCTCGGCGTCTTCCGGCCGCTGCCGAGCGGCGGCGGGCGCCTCACGCCGGTCGACAAGAAGGGCTCGGGGACCGAGATCGCCATCCGCCCCGGCGACGAAGGCGACGCCCGCGAGGGCGACCTCGTCTCGGCGACCCTGACCTCGAGCCCCCGCGCCATCGTGCCCATGGCCAGGGTGCGCGAGCGGCTCGGCTCGGTGAAGTCGGAGAAGGCGGTGAGCCTGATCGCGCTCGTCGCCCACGGCATCCCGCACGTCTTCCCCAAGGCGGTCCTCGACGAGGCGGCGGACATGGACCCCGTGCGCCTCGACACGGAAGGCCGCGAGGACTGGCGCGACCTGCCGCTGATCACGATCGACCCCGCGGACGCCAAGGACCACGACGACGCCGTCCACGCCGCGCCCGATCCCGACCCGAACAACGTCGGCGGCCACGTGCTCACCATCGCCATCGCCGACGTCGCGGCCTACATCCGCCCGGGCTCGGCCATGGATCGCGAGGCGGTCGAGCGCGGCAACTCGGTCTACTTCCCCGACCGGGTCGTGCCGATGCTGCCCGAGCGCATCTCGAACGACCTGTGCTCCTTGCGCCCGCACGAGGACCGCCCGGCGCTGGCCGTGCGGATCACGGTCGGCAAGGACGGGCGCAAGATCCGCCATTCCTTCCACCGCATCGCCATGCGCTCGGCGGCGAAGCTCGCCTATGCGCAGGCGCAAGCCGCGATCGACGGCGCGCCGGACGAGGTCACCGGGCCGCTGCTCGAGCCGGTCCTGCGCCCGCTCTGGGAGGCCTATGCCTGCGTCCTGAAGGCGCGCGAGGCCCGCGACCCGCTGGCCCTCGACCTGCCGGAGCGCAAGATCCTGCTGAAGCCCGACGGCACGGTGGACCGGGTGCTCACCCCCGAGCGGCTCGATGCGCACAAGCTCATCGAGGAGTTCATGATCCTCGCCAACGTCGCCGCGGCGGAGGCGCTGGAGCGCGCGAAGATCCCCTTCGTCTACCGCGCGCACGACGAGCCCTCGCTCGAGAAGATGCACGCGCTCGGCGAGGTGCTGGCCTCGATCGCGATCAAGCTGCCGAAGTCGGGCCCGGTCCGCGCGACCCTGTTCAACCGCATCCTCAAGGCGGTGGACGGGATGGAGCACGAGACCTTCATCAACGAGGTGGTGCTGCGCACCCAGGCGCAGGCGGAATACACGGCGGAGAATTACGGCCATTTCGGCCTGAACCTGCGCCGCTACGCCCATTTCACCTCGCCGATCCGGCGCTATGCCGACCTCATCGTCCACCGCGCGCTGATCCGCGCCCACGGCCTCGGCTCGGGTGGGCTGCCGGCGGAGGTCTCGGCGGAGGACCTCGCCGAGATCGCGGCGAAGATCTCCACCGCCGAGCGCCGGGCCATGGTGGCCGAGCGCGAGACCATCGACCGCTTGATCGCCCACCATATGGCCGAGCATCTCGGCGAGACCTTCCGCGGCCGCATCTCGGGCGTCACCAAGGCGGGGCTGTTCGTGAAGCTCGCCCAGACCGGCGCGGACGGCTTCGTGCCGGCCGCGACCATCGGCGCGGATTTCTACCGCTACGACGAGGGCACGCACGCCCTCGTCGGCGACCGCACCGGCGAGACCTTCCGGCTCGGCGACGAGGTCGAGGTGAAGCTCGTCGAGGCCGCGCCCATCGCCGGCGCGCTGCGCTTCGAGCTGCTCTCCGAGGGCCGCGCCGGGCGCCGGGGCGGCGGCGGCTTCCGCGGCGGCCGCGCCGGCCTGCGCGACGGCGGCCCGCGCCGCTCGAAGGGCCCGAAGAATGCGGGCTTCCGCGATACGCCCAAGCGCGGCGGGACGAAGGTGAAGGTGAAGCGCAAGCGGTGA